The Esox lucius isolate fEsoLuc1 chromosome 20, fEsoLuc1.pri, whole genome shotgun sequence region CAGTTGCAACGTGTTCTGTGGTATTAATGATAGATGTAGTTGGTACAGATGTTGTCTGGGTGTTTGGAATAGTTCTTGTAGTAGCTTGGTCAGAGGTCAGCTGTCCAGTAGAAACATCTGCTGTGTTATTGAGTGTAGTTGTTTTTTGAACAGGTGGAGAAGTGGACAGGTCGGATATTATGAGTCTGGTAGAGAAATCTCCGGCTGAACTTTGCTCTGTAGATGTAGCTGGTGCAGATGTTAAGTTTATATTTTCTCCATGTATGACTGCATTTGATGCAGTAGATGGTTGATCAGATGTTGGGTATTCAGTAGTTAACGGTCCAATTGTAACTTGCTCTGTGGTTCTGAATGTAGTTGGTCCAGGGTTTGCTGTAGTGTTTTGGATAGGTGCAGCAATAGATGTTTCTGTAGATGTTTTTGCAGTGAGACAACACATTCCTGTGAAATACGCGAACACCATTTGAAAGCAAGTTAATATCTCCTTGCTGTGTACCTACATTCTACACACTACAGCAAGCTTTATTATGTTCCACAACACTTAACAATTACTCTACCTCTTTCTGAAAGATTTGTATTGTAATCCCTTATACAGTTATTCCTAAATTGTACCAAGTATGCCTCAATTACCACAATTATtccaataaattatttaaatgatatTGAATACACTGGAAAAAAATACGTACCTGATAAAAACAGGAAACGCATCAATGGAGGGCTCCTTATCATGACTGTAGTCTTCAGAGTGGAGGGCTATTAAATATTGCAAACTTGAGCTCACCGTAAGGTGTTCATTAGAAATGCTCAGATCTCACCAAAACATGACACACTACGAACACTACATCGCTCTTTAGTTCTAAGTGACTGACACAGTATGACGCACCAAAGAAGTTCAAGAATGTGACTGGTCTTGTTTAATTTGGCACAGGGGAATATGTGTAGGTTCACCATTGTTGGAATGTGCCCTGATGGTGGTGTTTCAGTGTTTCAAGTTTGTGACTTGACCCGGCCATGATGGAATAAGTGAGAGGTGTGGCTATACGGACACACCTGGTGAACGTCTGTCACAATGGTGAATTAATCCGGTTCACTAAATCAGTTTGGTTTGCTCTGAAACACGTAAAGTGAACTGAATCTTTTAGCTCAGTTCTTTCGAAACATTTTGCTAAGCAAATCTTTTACATCCAATCTTTTAATTGCATCTCTATCTTTATGAACTGCGTACCACTAAGTTGTTGATTCAATCATAACACAGGATTGTCacttaacattattattttatatttactatGTATTTTAGTCAATAACCAAATTTTCAGAAATAAACAGTAGAGGTATAAAGACATTacaactgaataaaaaataaattgtttaaatgGTATACTTaaaaatacctttttaaaaCCTTAGCCCAATTAAAGGTGATATGTTGTAATCTTTTAATGTGAATGTAATCTGGCTGTATTgcttagaaaacaaaaaaaggctgGCAGGGACTGTAATGCAGGATATGGTCTCATAATAGAGGCAGTCAGGGACTGTAATGCAGGATATGGTCTcatatacaaagaaaaatacataaattaacTCGTACTCCTGTCTACAGTCCAGCAGTgggtggcggtaatgcaccgTTAACGTTGAGTGCCAAATGCGCGCGCAATCTAACCTGACGTCAGTTATTGATATTGAAATATAATGAATAGGAGTGTAAAATCCAGTAAATGAATCGTCcgtttttattatatttctattcAGTCTATTCTGTCTGATAGGAAAAATTCTGATAACTTGTCACAAATTTGACCCAAATGCCAAAGACCCTGAATCGGGGGCAATAATCTAGGTAGTTTACATTGAACCTGACCTTATCCTAGTGGCAGAGGAATAAGAAGTATaaagtactcggctgtgttcacccgTTTCGGAATGCTCCTAATTAAGACCTAAATGACCAGGTAAGGGAGTTCGTAACCATTGAccttaataatacattttatctaTCCTTTTTTTCATTGATCACTGGCTAGATATGAACTCCCTCTACATGGTCATGTAGGATAGGTCTTGATTAGAACACATCCGAGTACttgtactttgtacacctctgACTAGTAGTAAaatttaatttgttacatttccttgatttaatttgtaaatgtgttgctTGCTTTCCAATGTTTCAATATGTTATAGTGTATACTGTATTAGCTTCTGAATCGAGGAAAAGAGCAAGTCAGTATACCCCTACTAGTGGATCTGGCACTTATTCTGCCCAGAAACATTGTGGCTCTAAAGACATTGGCATTGCGCCAATATGGCTTCCTTTCCGTGTAAACAACAACAGCATCAAGTGAACGGCATTTGAGTTTAGGCCTGTTACCTCGCATATTTTACTCCTCTTGGAATTCGCAGATAATATGCAACTATAAACAGATATGTAACCTACAACGATGTGCTGAAGGTGTGTATGGTGAGTATTTTCTGTTCCTTCTTGCAGCTATCTCGCTAATTTATCTTTGTAAGTCAACATTAATGTTagttactagctagctataatgttagccagctagctacgCTACTACTGACTCCTtgctggctagcttagctacCACCACCAAGGGATATTGAATTGGAaactgttagctagctacagtagattAGACGTTAGCTACATAAGAAAATATGATGTGGGTTTGAGAAAAGGTTGATTGCTGGTTAGATAGAAACAGTCGATGCATGTTGTCATTTGGTATTTAATTGCATTATTATCTATTTGCAATGACAGTGTAACATAGTTGTTACATGTCTTTCAAGTTTCATTACATGCGTGTTATAGAGATTAGCTAACACAACAGCAAGCTAACGCGTCTGGACATTTACTTTACTAGTTGCCTGCATCATAAACTACGGTAGCTAGCTCGGGCGTATTAAATTAAAGGGATCTACGGTCCTTGCTGGTTCACTTGGATGAAACGAATGCTGTGagttttcataatttatttagCTTACGTTGTTTAGTTAACTAATAGCAACACAGTACTATGGTAGATACAGTCAGGTGACAAAATCTTATATTTACAGCTTCTGTTGTTAGCTAGGTGGCTTACGTTATATTGTTCGCTAGCTACGGGAAGTGTTATCTTTCTTTTGCAATAATTAATGCGAGAGGCCAAATATAACATCAGCAAAAGTAGAGTGAGTCTTCATTACAAACACCGTACTGTACTTTGGACCATACTAATTCAAacttgctactgtagctagcataGATTAAGAATTGAACCGTTTGTTTTGTACTGTAGGTCTTTCTAGTTTAAAATAGTTTAccttattaaaaatgtaagaaGAACGTTGATCATGAAATATTTAGCTACTGTAGTAATGTAATGCAAATCATCAAACTGCAGGGACAACTGCTAACTAGCTAAACAAGTTGTTAGATTCAATACCCGTGAGTTCACTCTTAACTACAAGTGTTATTAATGTGGGTGCATTTAGCTGGACACCTCATGTAGCCTAGCAAAAAAAACACGTATAATTGGTGATGAGGAAATCATTGTCTCCTACATCCCAAACAGATTATCGTCCTTCAGACAGctcatcttcttcctcctctccgcTGGGTAGCTCAATGGCCATGTCCTCACATCAGCCCACCAGTTCAGCCTCCAACAGTCCCACCAGCACCTTTGGTTCTCCTTTTTCAGTCATCAGCCCCTCACTGGGTTCTCCCGGTGTGGCTCCCTCCATGGGCTATGGACCTATTAGTAGTAACCAGGTGAGAATCCAATCCGGAGTCCTTGTATAATTTCATATTTGCCATGATCAGGTCAGGTCATTTGCTGCGCACAAAGCTGTGTACCTATATCAATCCCAGGCTGAAATATACACCTATCTTGTAAAAATCTGTCATGAATGGTAATAAATCTTGTGGTATGTAGTTCGTTTGTGgtcactttttttattttattttttatttgtgcctAGATCAACTCTTCAATGTCAGTTTCGGGGATGCACTCGATCAGCAGCTCAGACGATGTCAAGCCCCCATTTGGCTTGAGGCCTATGTCTGCACATAGCCCTGGGATAATGCTCTCTCAGAAACGCATGTGTGCCATCTGTGGAGACCGCTCCTCTGGTGAGTGCTCTGCACTAAGAGCTGGGTCAGAAGAGGTGAAACATGGAGCCTGGGACTAAATCCCTGGCATTTTCTGGGAGGATAATCCTTTTTGTCAGCTGTCTTTGGCTGTTTGTCCTCACTTCTCCGCGTCAGTCTAGCCAATGCTCTTCACTggtctgtttgactgtgtgtcaGCGTTCTAACACTAAAGGCATTTGGAAATTCTGCCAATAAATTATTTAGCGAAGCTCTGCCTCCTCGCCGTATCTGCACACATCTGTCCTCACTCGTCCCCTTCCCTGGCCCCGCACGTCTCTTGTCTTTGTCTCTTCCCTGTGCAGGCAAGCACTACGGCGTGTACAGCTGTGAAGGTTGCAAGGGTTTTTTCAAACGCACGGTGCGCAAGGACCTGAGCTACACCTGCCGGGACAACAAGGAGTGTCTGGTGGACAAGCGCCAGCGCAACCGCTGCCAGTACTGCCGCTACCAGAAATGCCTGGCTATGGGCATGAAGAGGGAAGGTAAAGATGGGGGAGGGGTCCATAATTTGGTGCGTGGGCTAATGTTGTTTGGGACGCTTGCGTTTGATCAGCCGTGACTAGAGTCTACAGGAGGGGTGCTTTTGAGAAAGCAGTGTATTGATAAAAGCGAAATAAGAGGGAGGGACTGTTGAAAAATTGTTTGTAGAGAATCAACGTAGCTGAAGGCCTggaatcatttaataattgtaCTTTGTTGGGTACTTGTCCTATTTCACATGTACATACAGTGCTCATAAGTTTCCATACCCCTGCAggaattgtgaaattttggtattgattttcaaaatatgactTGTCATGCAAAGAACTGTATTTTattcaaggatagtgatcatatgaagcaattttttatcacatagttgtttggctcctttttaaatcataatgataacagaaatcacccaaatggccctgatcaaaggtttacatacctGTGAATgattggccttgttacagacatacaaggtgacacatcctggtgaaaatggcaattaaaggtgaatttcccacacctgtggctttttaaatagtcaatgagtttgttagctcacacgtggatgcactgagcaggctagatactgagccatggggaacaggaaagaactgtcaaaagacctgcttaacaaggtaaaggaactttataaagattgaaagggatataaaaagatCCAAAGCCTtttaaatgccagtcagtactgttcaatcacttattaagaagtggaaaattcagggacctcttgataccaagccaaggtctggtagaccaagaaagatttcagccaaaactgccagaagaattgttccggatacaaagaaaaacccacaggtaacctcaggagaaatacaggctgccctggaaaaagacggtgtggttgtttcaaggagcacaatatgacgatacttgaacaaaaatgagctacatggtcgagttgccagaaagaatccTTTACTgggccaatgccacaaaaaagcctggttacaatatgcctgacaacaccttgacacgcctcacagcttctggcacactaatttgggatgacgagaccaaaatagatcttaatggtcacaaccataagcgctatgtttggagaggggtcaacgaGGCCTGTAGTGACCAGACTAACATCCCGACTGTGAattggtggtggctcactgatgttttggggatgtgagctctaaaggcacggggcatcttgtgaaaattgatggaaagatgaatgcagcatgttatcagaaaatactggcagacaatttgcattcttctgcatgaaagctgtgcatgggacgctcttggactttccagcacgacaatgaccctaagcacaaggccaagttgaccctctagtggttagagcagaaaaaggtgaaggttctggagtggccatcacagtctcttgaccttaatatcatcaagccactctggggtggtctcaaacgtgcggttcatgcaagatgatcaaagactttgcatgacctgaagggattttgccaagacgaatgggcagctataccacctgcaagattTCGGGCCCTCATAGACACTATTACAAACGagtgcacactgtcattgatgctaaagggagcaatacacagtaagaactaagggtatgcagacttttgaacaggggtcagtaaaaaaaaatatttgttgccatgttttgttttatgattgtgccattctgttgtcATACAATTGAATGCAaatccaataagaaataaaagacacgtTTGGCCTGCTCgctcatgttttcttaacaTATTGTACCCATtgttaccaattctccaagggtaggcaaacttttgagcacaactgtaggtgTTATCCCTAAGTGTGAGTAAAATGATTCATCATGTTGAAtctgaataatttaataattatacTTTGTTGGGTTCTTGTCCTATTTCACACAGTGTACATAAGTGTTATCCCTAAGTGTGAGCAAAATGATTCATCATGTTTAATCTGAACCTtttgacaatatattttatttggtcATTACATGCTTTTTATTGTACATGTATAAGTATTGAACCAAACTCAGGGGAGAGAGGTACACATCAGGACCGGTTCATATAAataactcctctccctcttgtTTCCTCCATTTTTTTTCCCTTCCTCCTGTAGTGGTCCAAGATGAACGTCAGAAATGTAAGGATACAGATGTGAAGAATGAAGAGATGATCAATGATATGATTGGATGTTGATTTGAGATGATTGGCACACCCTGAGAAATGATAGACCTGAATGCATTACCATTTTTATTACCAATTGGCCCCCGCATATGTCTAGCCTAACATTATTAATGATGTGCACAACCTTTTCCCCCCCCCTCAAaatctcttcctgtcttttctTGGCTCCCTCTGTCCTTATTAatcctccccctgtctctctctccctctccccttctttGCTTTGCGGCGTGGCCGTGTGCTTGGCCCGGTGCAGCAGTCCAGGAGGAGCGTCAGAGGAACCGGGAGCGAGAGGAGGGACTAGAGTGTAGCAGTGCTGTGAACGAGGAGATGCCCGTGGAGAAGATCTTGGAGGCCGAGACGTCCGTGGAGCAGAGAGCTGAGCTTCACTCGGATGCTGGTTCTGCGGGCAGCTCTGTGAGTGGACTGGGTTATACTGCTGACTGGAGCCTGCAACACTGTgaaaacattttccagaaacCTTGAGTGCTGGATATCCTGTTTCAAAGAGTCCACCgagttaacattttgaaatgttggcataGTGTCTGAACATTTTCCATCCCTATTTAGCACTGTTTGATTGTGGTATTATTCAGAGAACAGCGTCCCCTCAACtcgtttttctgtctctgtttcacaACTAAGTACTCGGCTCTTGATACAACTGTGCATACATGGTAATAAACCATGATCAAGCATCCAGATgacaataaataatacaataatcaTGTTTACTCACACAAGATTACAGCATTATTTCAGCCTTTGGCATgtgctgttgttgtgttttattgcattttgtGGTATTTGTTCAAATGCTTTATTTGGTTTGTGTTTTAGCCTCATGACGCTGTGACAAACATCTGCCAGACTGCGGACAAGCAGCTGTTTGCACTGGTCGAGTGGGCAAAAAGGATCCCCCATTTCTCTGAGCTGCCCCTGGATGACCAGGTCATCCTTCTGCGTGCAGGTACCATTGCCATTTGGATTCATTAGATAAGATCTTCTTCATTACCTGAAGGCTTGCCATGCTGAATTGTTTTAACTGTATTCTTGGGTTATCGATCATACACTGCTCTGCGTAAGAAGAGCCAGAACACGTCAATTGGGTTTTGGTCTGTACATTGACTAGGTCATTCTGGACTGACGTTCTACTTCAGAGTGGTCTGACACTGAACATAATTCATGGCTCCTTCAGTTATGGCAGGTTGTCTAGGTTCGAAAGCAGGAATGCATCCTAACAAATATCGCCAGGACCCATGCATGACCATTTACATAGAGTATATGCTGTGGAATTCACTGTGTGGACTTTGCCAGACATAGCATGACACGTtgtccaaaaactcctctcacGCTCATCTTTCCATAGAACTTTCTCCTAGGAGTCTTgactgattgatttattgaaCGGCGTGGGTCATTTTATGTCTGGCCAAAAGTGAATGCTGCGTTCCACACGATTGACTACATCAGCGGTCAAGCATGCAGCGTTCGTGTAATGTTTTGAGGTCTCCGGTCTGAACAACGTGCCCTCATAAAGAGAGCCATAATCCAAAATATACATCTACACCAGAATGGCTGACGAGcaacaaaaggaaaaacattttcctAGTTAATGTTCCGACCTAACCCCAACAGAAAAGTTGTGTCAGGACCTATGAAGAGCAGTTCATGCTACAAGAATGTTTCGTGCTACAAAGGTTACTGAATACAAGCAGCTCTGTGTAGGAAAGTTGGCCGTATGTCTCCCCAGTCATGTTAGGGACTGATATCTGCTAAAGGAAGTGTTAGGTAGCAGTCCTCTGCAGCCTGGTGGCTCACATTCCTTTTCACAATGTAAATTGAATGAGATTAGTGTGTGTTGTTCACAAATGTTTCTTAGTATTTGGTTTTGGGTGAGGATCTGAGAACAGTGAGAGGCAAATACTTTGGGTCTGTGCACGTGCGCACAGGGAGTCTCTGTAGCTAATTTTCAGACATTATCCACAGGTGGGGTGATATTTAAGCCTTTTCATAAGACCAGCTGCTAATAAAATCCCTGCCCCCTTCTATCTGTCTCATGTCTGCCTTATCTGACCATCCCTTATCTACTCTGCccgtctccgtgtgtgtgtgtgtgtgtgtgtgtgtgtgtgtgtgtcagggtggaACGAGCTTCTCATCGCCTCCTTCTCCCACCGCTCCATTGCTGTGAAGGACGGTGTCCTGCTAGCCTCTGAGCTGCATCGAGACAACATGCACAGTGCAGGGGTGGCGGCCATCTTTGACCGGTAGGCACTGTAGATATGTACTTGGGGGCTCGCCTCTTCTCTGTCCGTACGGATGGTGGCCATTTCAGACCAGTAGGCCACAATATTGGGACCGCGGAATTACATTCAGTTACTCAGGTACAAATCAAAGGCTCAGTTTCCTCTCGCCCATTCCTAACTGTAGCCACTAGTGGGTAAACGAGCCGTATCAGAATGAGATGTGATCATGACCTGGTAATAACAGTGGAATTGGCCCCCGCAGGGAGAGTGTGCAGAGTGCTGAGGTGGGAGCAATTTTCGACAGGTAAGATTTCTCATATTATGTCCTGTTTGACATTTTGCCCTGCTTTGTGTTCTAGCCTCTTTCTACAACGTTGTTCTCTTGTATACAGTTAATAGTTTGCCATGTTTGTTGCATAATGTAGGTCATTTGGCATTTTGGTCGCTCGCCTGGGTGGTGGTGTGTTGCCTGGGTGGTGGTGTGTTGCCTGGGTGGTGGTGTGTTGTCTGGGTGGTGGTGTGTTGTCCGGGTGGTGGTGTGTTGTCCGGGTGGTGGTGTGTTGTCCGGGTGGTGGTGTGTTGTCCGGGTGGTGGTGTGTTGTCCGGGTGGTGGTGTGTTGTCTGGGTGGTGGTGTGTTGTTCCGGGTGGTGGTGTGTTGTTCCGGGTGGTGGTGTGTTGTTCCGGGTGGTGGTGTGTTGTTCCGGGTGGTGGTGTGTTGTTCCGGGTGGTGGTGTGTTGTTCCGGGTGGTGGTGTGTTGTTCCGGGTGGTGGTGTGTTGTTCCGGGTGGTGGTGTGTTGTTCCGGGTGGTGGTGTGTTGTTCCGGGTGGTGGTGTGTTGTTCCGGGTGGTGGTGTGTTGTTCCGGGTGGTGGTGTGTTGTTCCGGGTGGTGGTGTTTCAGACCGTAGCCAGTTGTACTTCATACTGAGAATTAAACAATTCAGGATACCCTCTGGTTATTGACTTTTTTGCACTATATAGTCAAGCCTGTCTTTAAAATACATCACTGTCCCTAAATTTGAATAGCATTTAAGTACTTTATAGATATAatagacaaaaatatataaaatatacagttaggtctggaaataattggacacttgacacaggttttgttgttttgtctgtttaccaaaatacagctccggacaaaagtaagacaccactgcacctttttctttcctttccaaaaaacttgaaaaggaatgttttgagtgtggaacagaagtgttcaatttgcagtggtctcttcattttaacccttctgttcctcactcaaaaccttccttttgaacttttttgcaaaggaaagaaaaaggtgcagtgttctcttaattttttccggagctttatattcaagttacagttgagtaatgaatatgggcttaaagcaggggtgggcaatatatttcactggggggccacactgaaaatgccagagagcatcgtgggccaaataactttttttaaccaacatgcctaaaaaacacaacatggcTAACTtggttaacttgcatattatatttatgcatatttattttccatgcaacaccgttttcataattgaacttaatttactttaacaatgtttttttaaaaattattttctgttaacaactgttattatggcaggcaaaagCCTAAACAATCCCTTattagggttattactcaacagaaatgccTTAAcacttaactttcaactcaacagagtaagctacattacataaggtatagtgtataacagttattaGGGcacacttctgaagattttcattcaaagcaaatgttggtataattgcgtcatctaacttcatacagtatatttgtttgtactacgtgcttttaacgacagcgattccagcagcccagacccaagaaatgtACTTTAGGACTattcactcaatatgaacaggagagcctcgtatgggcgttgacaagtgaggtgaagtcaggagtaatTTCTGcggaagcagtgtgcggttctgcggaagcagtgtgcggttctgcggaagcagtgtgcggttctgcggaagcagtgtgcggttctgcggaagcagtgtgcggttctgcgGAAGCAATGTGCGGTTCTGCTGAAGAAGTTTGCGGTGCTGTTGAAGCAGTTTGCGGTGCTGCTGAAGAAGTGTGCAGTACTgttgcaagatgttcatcagtgaggctgcacctgcccttggacttgttgaattgtagcatcgggtgacagtttttgtatttcgctgcatgcttgct contains the following coding sequences:
- the rxrbb gene encoding retinoic acid receptor RXR-beta-B, with protein sequence MAMSSHQPTSSASNSPTSTFGSPFSVISPSLGSPGVAPSMGYGPISSNQINSSMSVSGMHSISSSDDVKPPFGLRPMSAHSPGIMLSQKRMCAICGDRSSGKHYGVYSCEGCKGFFKRTVRKDLSYTCRDNKECLVDKRQRNRCQYCRYQKCLAMGMKREVVQDERQKSVQEERQRNREREEGLECSSAVNEEMPVEKILEAETSVEQRAELHSDAGSAGSSPHDAVTNICQTADKQLFALVEWAKRIPHFSELPLDDQVILLRAGWNELLIASFSHRSIAVKDGVLLASELHRDNMHSAGVAAIFDRESVQSAEVGAIFDRVLTELVSKMRDMQMDKTELGCLRAIVLFNPDAKGLSNTGEVELLREKVYASLESYCKQKYPEQQGRFAKLLLRLPALRSIGLKCLEHLFFFKLIGDTPIDTFLMEMLEAPHQLA